One Oryza brachyantha chromosome 3, ObraRS2, whole genome shotgun sequence DNA segment encodes these proteins:
- the LOC102717045 gene encoding uncharacterized protein LOC102717045, with translation MPPKRKRRAAMETAGGDAAPPPPRRNKSSAASKGKKGGAAGGGGGRWPPIKPKKDLQINRLKGTHLLTVPNFFTAAEAKAFVDIAENIGFTHQGSLGPLKGEAYRDNDRISVTDPLLAQTIWESGMNKIFEDISISGKVATSLNSNIRFYRYTEGQRFGRHIDESVDLGDGSRTLYTLLIYLSGKGSTKESSGQSLVGGETVFYDHRGGVVAEVAPVQGMALLHLHGAKCMLHEARVVKKNIKYVLRSDVAFA, from the exons ATGCCACCGAAGCGGAAGAGGCGTGCAGCAATGGAGACAGCCGGAGGGGacgccgctccgccgccgccgcgtcggaaCAAATCCTCCGCGGCCAGCAAGGGGAAGAAGGGTGGCGctgccggcggaggcggagggaggtggcCGCCGATTAAGCCGAAGAAAGATCTCCAGATCAATCGCCTCAAGGGCACCCACCTCCTCACC GTGCCAAACTTCTTCACTGCCGCTGAGGCGAAGGCCTTTGTCGACATTGCTGAGAATATTGGCTTCACGCACCAGGGCAGCCTTGGACCCCTGAAGGGTGAAGCTTATAGAGACAATGACCGGATATCTGTGACAGATCCCTTGCTTGCTCAGACAATTTGGGAATCTGGgatgaacaaaatatttgaGGACATAAGCATCTCTGGCAAAGTAGCAACCAGCTTGAATTCAAATATCAGGTTCTACAG GTACACTGAAGGTCAGCGATTTGGTAGGCATATTGATGAGAGTGTCGACCTCGGAGATGGTTCAAGAACATTGTATACATTGCTAATATACCTCTCTGGCAAAGGTAGCACGAAGGAATCATCAGGGCAATCTCTTGTTGGAGGGGAGACTGTTTTTTATGATCATCGTGGAGGAGTTGTTGCTGAG GTTGCTCCAGTGCAAGGAATGGCTCTACTCCATCTTCATGGTGCCAAATGCATGCTGCATGAAGCACGCGTTGTGAAAAAGAATATAAAGTATGTGCTTCGTTCTGATGTTGCATTTGCTTAG
- the LOC102715000 gene encoding LOW QUALITY PROTEIN: phospholipase D gamma 1-like (The sequence of the model RefSeq protein was modified relative to this genomic sequence to represent the inferred CDS: inserted 1 base in 1 codon): protein MASGRDGPRDENQIKCTRMPAVNGTVVHAGYTVTAHDGPPIIPSISGEAAVXEERTRDARAHATRSSIKVSWQHERSARIRSVRDGMEAVWAHGFGSSASASSRRAVMLHGSLDIWIHEARNLPNMDIVSKTVGDFLGRKKKASGAMTSDPYVTVQLASATVARTYVVADDENPVWAQHFLVPVAHEAPAVHFLVKDSDVFGAELIGEVVIPAEQLEAGEHVEGVYPVLDPGGRPCAPGAVLRLSVKYIPVARLTMYHHGVTPGPDFAGVPNTYFPLRRGGRVTLYQDAHVPEGSLPEIRLGNGAHYRHGQCWHDVYDAISQARRLVYITGWSVFHTIRLVRDGRGGGGSLGDLLKKKSQEGVRVLLLVWDDPTSRNVLGIQMEGYMGTRDEETRRFFKHSSVQILLCPRSAGKRHSWVKQQETGTIFTHHQKTVILDADAGNYKRKIVAFVGGLDLCGGRYDTPRHPLFRSLQTLHKEDYYNPNFAVLDERGPREPWHDLHSKIDGPAAYDVLTNFEERWLKASKRNGVKKLSKANNDTLLWIERIPDIVRIDDEEYSSGNDPERWDVQIFRSIDSNSVKGFPKDPREATSKNLVCGKNVLIDMSVQTAYVNAIRGAQHFIYIENQYFLGSSFNWDAHKDVGANNLIPIEIALKIANKIYANERFSAYIVIPMWPEGNPTGAPTQRILYWQKKTMQMMYEIIHKALREVGLDNTYEPEDYLNFFCLGNREAEDSPSTSSGPSSANNPQDQARKNRRFMVYVHSKGMIVDDEYVIIGSANINQRSMEGTRDTEIAMGAYQPQYTWANMLSAPRGQIYGYRMSLWAEHIGAVEESFSCPESLDCTRQVRYIGEKNWKQFASNEVSEMRGHLLKYPVSIHRDGKVKSLPGCAAFPDLGGNICGTFLPIQENLTI, encoded by the exons ATGGCGTCAGGTAGGGATGGACCAAGAGatgaaaatcaaatcaaatgcaCACGGATGCCAGCGGTGAATGGGACGGTGGTCCATGCAGGGTACACAGTGACA GCCCATGATGGCCCACCCATTATCCCCTCCATTTCAGGAGAAGCAGCGG GCGAGGAGAGGACACGagacgcgcgcgcgcatgcAACGAGATCATCGATCAAGGTGTCGTGGCAGCACGAACGATCGGCGCGAATTCGATCGGTTCGTGACGGGATGGAGGCGGTGTGGGCGCACGGCTTCgggtcgtcggcgtcggcgtcgtcgcggCGGGCGGTGATGCTCCACGGCAGCCTGGACATATGGATCCACGAGGCACGGAACCTCCCCAACATGGACATCGTCTCCAAGACCGTGGGTGACTTCCTCGgcaggaagaagaaggcgtCCGGCGCCATGACCAGCGACCCCTACGTCACCGTGCAgctcgcctccgccaccgtcgCGCGCACctacgtcgtcgccgacgacgagaaCCCCGTCTGGGCGCAGCACTTCCTCGTCCCCGTCGCGCACGAAGCCCCCGCCGTCCACTTCCTCGTCAAGGACAGCGACGTCTTCGGCGCCGAGCTCATCGGCGAGGTCGTCATCCCCGCCGAGCAGCTCGAGGCCGGGGAGCACGTCGAGGGCGTGTACCCGGTCCTCGACCCCGGCGGCAGGCCGTGCGCTCCTGGCGCCGTGCTGCGGCTGTCGGTGAAGTACATCCCCGTGGCGAGGCTGACGATGTACCACCACGGCGTCACCCCGGGCCCGGACTTCGCCGGCGTGCCAAACACCTACTTCCCgctgcgccgcggcgggcgggtGACGTTGTACCAGGACGCGCATGTGCCCGAGGGCTCCCTGCCGGAGATCAGGCTGGGCAACGGCGCGCACTACCGGCACGGCCAGTGCTGGCACGATGTGTACGACGCGATATCGCAGGCGCGGAGGCTCGTCTACATCACTGGGTGGTCGGTGTTCCACACGATACGTCTCGTgcgcgacggccgcggcggcggcggctcgctgGGCGATCTGCTCAAGAAGAAGTCGCAGGAGGGGGTGAGGGTGCTGCTCCTCGTCTGGGACGATCCAACGTCCCGGAATGTACTTGGTATCCAGATG GAAGGTTACATGGGCACACGGGATGAAGAGACCCGTAGATTTTTCAAGCATTCTTCAGTTCAGATACTACTCTGCCCACGATCTGCTGGGAAAAGGCATAGCTGGGTGAAGCAGCAG GAGACTGGAACCATTTTTACACATCATCAGAAAACAGTGATTCTGGATGCTGATGCCGGCAACTATAAAAGGAAAATAGTTGCTTTTGTTGGTGGCCTTGATTTATGCGGTGGACGATATGATACACCTAGGCATCCTCTTTTCCGGTCTCTTCAGACATTGCACAAGGAGGACTATTATAACCCAAACTTTGCG GTACTTGATGAGCGAGGGCCAAGAGAACCATGGCATGATTTGCATTCTAAGATTGATGGTCCAGCAGCATATGATGTCTTAACAAACTTTGAAGAGCGCTGGTTAAAGGCATCCAAACGGAACGGagttaaaaaattgtcaaaagCAAATAATGATACATTGCTCTGGATTGAAAGGATACCTGATATCGTACGCATTGACGATGAAGAATATTCAAGCGGCAATGATCCTGAGAGATGGGATGTTCAG ATATTCCGGTCAATTGATTCAAATTCTGTCAAGGGTTTTCCCAAAGATCCACGAGAAGCAACCAGTAAG AATCTCGTTTGTGGGAAAAATGTACTCATTGATATGAGCGTGCAAACCGCTTATGTAAATGCCATCCGAGGAGCTCAACACTTCATTTATATTGAAAATCAGTATTTCCTCGGTTCTTCATTTAACTGGGATGCGCATAAAGATGTAG GTGCTAACAATTTAATACCAATTGAAATAGCTCTCAAAATTGCCAACAAGATTTACGCCAACGAGAGGTTTTCAGCATACATAGTAATTCCAATGTGGCCTGAAGGTAATCCTACTGGTGCTCCAACACAGAGAATTCTTTACTGGCAG aaaaaaacaatgcagATGATGTATGAGATAATTCATAAGGCATTGAGAGAAGTAGGACTGGACAACACATATGAACCAGAGGATTACCTGAACTTCTTTTGTCTTGGCAATCGTGAAGCAGAGGACAGTCCAAGCACTTCCAGTGGACCATCTTCAGCCAACAACCCCCAG GATCAAGCTAGGAAGAACAGGAGATTCATGGTGTATGTGCACTCGAAAGGGATGATTGTGGATGACGAATACGTGATCATTGGATCAGCTAACATTAACCAGAGGTCCATGGAAGGAACCAGAGATACTGAGATCGCCATGGGAGCGTACCAGCCCCAGTACACATGGGCAAACATGCTTTCTGCTCCTCGTGGACAG ATCTACGGCTACAGGATGTCACTGTGGGCTGAGCACATCGGGGCCGTGGAGGAAAGCTTCAGTTGCCCCGAGAGCCTGGATTGTACGAGGCAGGTTCGGTACATCGGGGAGAAGAACTGGAAGCAGTTCGCCTCCAACGAGGTGAGCGAGATGAGAGGGCATCTCCTCAAGTACCCCGTCAGCATCCACCGCGACGGCAAGGTGAAGTCCCTGCCGGGATGCGCCGCGTTCCCGGACCTCGGCGGAAACATCTGCGGCACCTTCCTGCCCATCCAAGAAAACCTCACcatatga
- the LOC102715284 gene encoding subtilisin-like protease, whose translation MRSFLFVVVSSALLAAVACAQERKNYVVHLEPREDGNAGDSVELWHRSFLPEAAGGDGPRIIYSYSHVLSGFAARLTDDEAEAMRKKEGCIRLYPEEFLPLATTHSPGFLGLHLGSDGFWSRSGFGRGVVIGLLDTGILPSHPSFGDAGMPPPPKKWKGTCEFKAISGGGCNNKIIGARAFGSAAVNATAPPVDDAGHGTHTASTAAGNFVENADVRGNAHGTASGMAPHAHLAIYKVCTRSRCSIMDIIAGLDAAVKDGVDVLSFSIGASPGAPFNYDLVAIATFKAMEHGIFVSSAAGNDGPIAATVGNGAPWMLTVAAGTMDRAIRTTVTLGNGQVFDGESLYQPRNNTAGRQLPLVFPGLNGDPDSRDCSSLVEEEVSGKVVLCESRSLVEHVEQGQTVSAYGGAGMILMNKPAEGYTTFADAHVLPASHVSYAAGSKIAAYIKSTPKPTASVTFKGTVMGSSPAPSVAFFSSRGPNKASPGVLKPDITGPGMNILAAWAPGEMHTEFADGVSLSFFMESGTSMSTPHLSGIAAIIKSLHPTWSPAAIKSAIMTSSDVADHAGVPIKDEQYRSASFYTMGAGYVNPSRAVDPGLVYDLHTNDYIAYLCGLGIGDDGVKEITHRRVSCAKVKAITEAELNYPSLVAKLLSQPITVHRIVTNVGKANSVYTAVVDMPKDVAVTVHPPVLHFSRVYEKQSFTVTVRWAGQPAVAGVEGNLKWVSDDHVVRSPIMVPPAKAVV comes from the coding sequence ATGAGGAGCTTCCTGTTCGTGGTTGTTTCCTCAGCCCTGCTCGCTGCCGTCGCCTGCGCGCAGGAGCGGAAGAACTACGTGGTTCATCTCGAGCCGAGGGAGGACGGCAACGCCGGCGACTCGGTCGAGCTGTGGCACCGCTCGTTCttgccggaggcggcggggggtGATGGTCCGAGGATCATATACTCGTACAGCCACGTGCTGTCCGGGTTCGCCGCGCGGCTCACCGACGACGAGGCTGAGGCGATGAGGAAGAAGGAGGGGTGCATTAGGCTGTACCCTGAGGAGTTCTTGCCGCTGGCGACCACCCATTCGCCGGGGTTCCTTGGGCTTCACCTCGGCAGTGATGGGTTCTGGAGCCGCTCCGGGTTCGGCCGCGGTGTGGTGATTGGGCTCCTGGACACTGGGATCCTGCCGAGCCACCCGTCCTTCGGCGACGCcgggatgccgccgccgcccaagaAGTGGAAGGGCACCTGCGAGTTTAAGGCAATCTCCGGGGGCGGATGCAACAACAAGATCATCGGCGCGCGCGCCTTCGGCAGCGCCGCCGTAAACGCGACGGCGCCACCAGTGGACGATGCGGGGCACGGCACGCATACGGCAAGCACGGCCGCGGGCAACTTCGTCGAGAACGCCGACGTCCGCGGCAACGCCCATGGCACGGCGTCCGGCATGGCGCCGCACGCCCACCTGGCCATATACAAGGTGTGTACCAGGAGCCGATGCTCCATCATGGACATCATCGCGGGGCTGGACGCCGCCGTCAAAGACGGCGTCGATGTGCTCTCATTCTCCATCGGCGCATCCCCTGGTGCGCCATTCAACTACGAcctcgtcgccatcgccacgtTCAAGGCCATGGAGCATGGCATCTTTGTCAGCTCCGCCGCTGGCAATGATGGCCCAATCGCCGCCACTGTGGGCAACGGCGCGCCATGGATGCTTACGGTCGCGGCCGGCACCATGGACCGGGCGATACGCACCACGGTGACGCTCGGCAACGGCCAGGTGTTCGACGGCGAGTCCTTGTACCAGCCCCGAAACAACACCGCCGGGCGCCAACTGCCGCTAGTGTTCCCGGGCCTGAACGGCGATCCCGATTCCCGCGACTGCAGCTCGCTggtcgaggaggaggtgagcGGCAAGGTGGTGCTCTGCGAGAGCCGCAGCCTCGTCGAGCACGTCGAGCAGGGACAAACAGTGTCCGCgtacggcggcgccggcatgaTCCTGATGAACAAGCCGGCCGAGGGGTACACCACATTCGCCGACGCGCACGTGCTGCCGGCGTCGCATGTGAGCTACGCCGCCGGGTCAAAGATCGCGGCCTACATCAAGTCCACCCCgaagccgacggcgagcgTCACGTTCAAGGGGACGGTGATGGGGTCGTCACCCGCGCCGTCCGTCGCCTTCTTCTCGTCCCGTGGGCCGAACAAGGCCAGCCCCGGCGTCCTGAAGCCGGACATCACCGGCCCCGGCATGAACATCCTCGCCGCGTGGGCTCCGGGCGAGATGCACACCGAGTTCGCCGACGGCGTCAGCCTCTCCTTCTTCATGGAGTCAGGCACGTCGATGTCCACCCCGCACCTGAGCGGCATCGCCGCCATCATCAAGAGCCTTCACCCGACCTGGTCACCTGCGGCGATCAAGTCGGCGATCATGACGTCGTCCGACGTCGCGGACCACGCCGGCGTGCCGATCAAGGACGAGCAGTACCGCAGCGCGAGCTTCTACACCATGGGCGCCGGCTACGTGAACCCCTCCCGCGCCGTCGACCCGGGCCTGGTCTACGACCTCCACACCAACGACTACATCGCCTACCTGTGCGGCCTGGGGATCGGGGACGACGGCGTGAAGGAGATCACCCACCGCCGCGTCTCCTGCGCCAAGGTGAAGGCCATCACCGAGGCAGAGCTGAACTACCCGTCGCTGGTGGCGAAGCTGCTGTCCCAACCGATCACCGTCCACCGCATCGTGACCAACGTCGGGAAGGCCAACTCCGTGTACACCGCCGTGGTGGACATGCCCAAGGACGTGGCGGTCACCGTGCACCCGCCAGTGCTGCACTTCTCCAGGGTGTACGAGAAGCAGAGCTTCACGGTGACCGTGCGTTGGGCCGGAcagcccgccgtcgccggcgtcgagggGAACCTCAAGTGGGTCTCCGACGACCACGTCGTGAGGAGTCCGATCATGGTACCACCAGCCAAGGCCGTCGTGTAG